The following is a genomic window from Tripterygium wilfordii isolate XIE 37 chromosome 19, ASM1340144v1, whole genome shotgun sequence.
CACCTATCCCATTAATGTTCTTGCAAAAACATGCTTGACTTACAGAATTACTATGAGATGTTGCTCtttaagaaaaaatattattgataatTAGGAActgaaattatttatatatgttaataGGTGACGGTCCACACTGAAAGTAACAAGAATGCAAAGTAAATAAAAGTGAGAACTAGaaggcaaaagaaaacaaataaagaatgaaTTCGATTCCTTCTTTTCTCTAGAAATCAAGGAATAGAATATGACAGGAATGAGCACTCACTGCTCCAATAAAACCCAACTCAAAGtttcaagtctttttttttaaacggggagggggattcgaaccctaatTACTAAGATGATACATATCATatttatcactccaactagtgacTCGGGTGTCAAAATTTCAGTCTTTGAACTtcaactctctcttttttcctcaatttctgtcttttaaattaaacccaaaagaaaaactcaacTTGTTTGACCAGAACCCATCATGGGCAGAGCTTAGAAAAGTACAATCCCCCATTTAAAAATACTGCTCATGCCCCTTAAGTTTCTCTGTCTGTATACAAAAAACCAAGGACTCTCTCCATTGcttatattttgaaaatggtGAGCAAGTTGAGCAGCTGGGGGGGTtggttgtttgttttcttgatggtaATTTCTGTTTTGTATTGATATGAAGAGAGATCCTCTTCAATTGACAAAACCAGTTTGTACCCATCACAGAACAAGACAAGAGCTATATACACAAACAAGTCTTGTTGCAGGAAAACAAACAATCATACAaaaacaacagcagcaacaTTCTTCTAAAATGGCTGCTTCCACTGATCACTACACCTCCCCAATGATGCCTGTTTTTGttgctttcctttttgttgttgCTTCCTCTTCTATTTCCCCTGTTGTCCTGTCTCTCCCAACTTCCTCGGATTCCGGGGACCGGGTACCGGTAAACCAGACTTTCAGGCCAGGTAAAGAGCTTCAGAGGATAAAGAGAGTCCATGCTCTTTTGAAGAAGATCAACAAGCCTGCTGTCAAGACAATTCAggcattctttctttcttttctattttttttgattatttgttttGGGATGAAAAAATGGGAATGATTTCTCTTGTTGTTTTAAaagattaatttatttatttgtttttatgtttttcagaGCCCTGATGGTGATGTAATTGATTGTGTATTATCCCATCAACAACCTGCGTTTGATCATCCTGAGCTTAGAGGGCAGAAACCATTGGtaattttctgtttgtttcccATGAAAAAATTTTCTGGGAAAttgtttctaattttcttttggAGACTCAATGCTAATATGCCAATTAGAATTCGTTACAAGTAAATATTGAAATTTAAGTTTCTTTGCAGGATCCACCAGAAAGACCAAAAGGCCTGAATTACACAACAGAAGAGACAGAAGCAGAGCTGTTTCAGCAATGGAGAGATTCAGGTCAATCATGTCCGGAAGGAACAATTCCAATCAGGAGAACCACAGAGAAAGATATTCTAAGAGCAAGTTCCATCAAGAAATTTGGCAGGAAACTAagaagacatgtaagaagagacTCCTCAGGCACTGGTCATGAGGTTAGTATATCCAATGGAGCCCAGATTCTGCTAATCTGTTCTCTGCCTAAATCTCTGAAACGAATTGGCTTCATTGCTTATTCTGAAATGAATCTACAGCATGCAGTGGTGTTTGTTAATGGTGATCAATATTATGGAGCAAAAGCAAACATAAACGTTTGGGCTCCCCGCGTAACCAACGCGTATGAATTCAGCTTATCACAAGTATGGCTAATCTCTGGTTCATTTGGCAATGATCTTAATACCATTGAAGCTGGTTGGCAGGCAAGTATGATTAATGTTTACTACTTATTCTTACCTAATCATTTGGATTACAGCTTTTGCTGAATTAAACATATGATTGATTATCAGGTGAGTCCAGAGTTGTATGGAGACAACTACCCCAGATTTTTCACTTATTGGACAGTAAGTGTTTGTCTTAGTTTTGATTCCTTTTGAGTAATTCTAAGAGCTCTTCCTGACTGATTTCCATacatatctatacatatatgtatgtatgtatgtatttttacAGACGGATGCATACCAAACAACTGGGTGCTACAACTTACTTTGCACAGGCTTTGTACAAACCAACAACAAGATTGCCATTGGAGCAGCAATATCTCCAAGGTCTATCTACAATGGCAGACAATTTGATATTGGCCTTATGGTTTGGAAGGTAAGTGTAGGTTGGCTACCAATCTGTGAACATAATGACTTTTCCTGCTAATTATAGTGTCTTCATGTGTTAAATTATGAAGCAGAGCCTTATCAATTGAGAAATTGACACATTTGTTTATGCATTGTGTTTTCCTAACCTGattattaaaaagaaagattctcttcttttttcttttttccaaggATGGTTCCATAACATGTCAACTTTTATGATACCTCCACTTCTTCTTCCCCAAAGTAGTCTTTTCATATATAGTTTGACTCCAACCAGCTTTTAGTGCCTTAAATATTTGGTGGGGCAACTCTCTGATTCCGCGGAGTCTGCAATTCACATCTAATAGTGCGTTAATTATCTGACATGGTGATGTAGTgtagaaaaaaaatctaacgTGACATACCTCTCAAGTCGTTAGATGCGAATTCCGACTCCAAGGAATTGCCGAGCCCCCGGATCCCTTATATacttgttttgaatttatttttttttcctttttagctGTAATTAGCAGTTGATGGTACCCATTAGAAGAAATCATCATTATGTCTGCCATTAAGCACTCAAGCAAGTTATAAAAACATGATTCAAATGTGTAATAATAATGTTCAAGCATTTTGTTTCCCCAAATGAGGTCTAACCCTAAAAAAGGGGATCATTTATGCAGGATCCAAAGCATGGACATTGGTGGCTCCAATTTGGATCAGGACTACTGGTAGGGTATTGGCCTGAATTTTTGTTCAGTCACATGAGAAGCCATGCAAGCATGGTTCAATTTGGGGGAGAAATTGTGAACTCAAGATCATCAGGCTACCACACATCAACCCAAATGGGTAGTGGACATTTTGCAGAGGAAGGATTTGGAAAAGCTTCCTATTTTAGGAACTTGCAGGTTGTGGATTGGGACAATAACTTGCTTCCATTGACAAATCTCCATCTCTTGGCTGATCATTCCAATTGTTATGATGTTAGACAAGGAAGAAATACTGTTTGGGGGACTTATTTTTACTATGGAGGCCCTGGAAGGAATGTAAGATGTCCTTAGAAGAAATATTTATTGCATAGAAGTTACACAgagcaaaatatatttttctccttttcttttttgggtttcattttttttttttgggttaatagAAGTTTGAGAGTTATGTAAATCATTCAAATTGTTTATAAATTAAATGGGTTTCCTGTATGTTTTCATTTCTGTAATTACAAGATGAGCTTTTTGCACAAGTTGGTTCATAAGGGTGGTAAAATTTTGTCCGAtctggatgatcgaatttgttcaattcggattaaatcaagtctggacataagttatatgtccgaatccgagtccaaacacaaaaattttatccTATTTAAAATCGGATACGGGTTCAAACATATTaatcttgtccgatttacttgtccaaacCCTAACCCGAACTAGGTTATTATTCGATTTATTTGTCCGAATTTCAATCAATTCGAGTTAGGATtcagacaaataaatatttcgtaaacatgtgATGTTATCTGACCCAAACCCTAACCCGAACTaggttattgttcgatttatttGTCCGAATTTCAATCAATTCGAGTTAGGATtcagataaataaatatttcgtaaacatgtgATGTTATCCTAcccgaaatttatttttttttctccacccGTAGTATTCATGTGGACTTGGCTAATGAACCACATTTGCAGTATAATGAGTCCAAACTAGCAcagctttcaaaaaaaaataatatgaagtcTGACAAAGAATCTCAGTGGGCACTGCaatcaaatacaaataaataaattgtaatgAAATGCTGTCAACCCAACACAAATAACTGAAACAAGCGTGCTTCCAAAACCAGGTTTCTGtcttttttttaagtttgttaTTGGACAATAAAAGAACTTTGTTAAGTGCTGTTTTGCGGGGTTTGCCATGTGCTATCACTACCATATCCCACTCTTGACTCATCTTTCATTGGAAGGGGCTTAACTGGCAGAAAGAGCGTGTCTAGAAACTGTAAATAGAATCTAACTTGCATTGGGGATGACTCGAGGTTTGTGGTGAACGTTAAAGAATTTATCTCACATCGGATTCACACCGAGTGTCAAATTTGTGGCAAATATTATTAAATCTCTCACACAATCAATTTGTTTTTTCTGTCCTAAGAAATAATGACGATGACcctcaagaagaacaaaattgtGTGAGCATTTCGCCTAGAGCGAATAATTAATATTGGTTTAACTTGTGGTGTTTAGACTGGATTTTCTGACATAGTACCAAAAAAGACTCGGTCTATTTGGATAGGACATCTACATTAtaccagacccaacaagtgtgGGGAGTGTTAAGACTTTATCCCATATTTGGATAGGACATCTACATTATACCAGACCCAATAAGTAAAGGTTTAGCATCTCTCACACAacttgttgtaaatccacatccCCCATacataccaacaatattgtccgctttgagttgtCCGGTTCTCGTGGATACGTCGGGCCCATAATAGGTTATTCGGTTCCCGTGAAAACATTGGTCTCGCATGACTTTATTTCTCCCTTGAGTCTTCTCACTTGATGATACCTGACCCCAAAGGAAAAGACCTTGTTAGATGTGAAGGGGAGGGTTTGTCCTTATATACAAGGAGTTGTCCACACATCTTACCGATGTGGGCTTAACACAACCAATGCGTTTTTAGGATTTAAGAATCAATGATGACGGCCCAAAAAGAACAAAGTCATGTGAGCCTTCGAGaacaatattaatttgtaaTGTTTCCACTTGAAGGTCACTCATTGATGAAATGTTATATTGTGAAAGTAGCCTAACCTGAGCTGGAAAAAGAAT
Proteins encoded in this region:
- the LOC119985224 gene encoding uncharacterized protein LOC119985224 is translated as MKRDPLQLTKPVCTHHRTRQELYTQTSLVAGKQTIIQKQQQQHSSKMAASTDHYTSPMMPVFVAFLFVVASSSISPVVLSLPTSSDSGDRVPVNQTFRPGKELQRIKRVHALLKKINKPAVKTIQSPDGDVIDCVLSHQQPAFDHPELRGQKPLDPPERPKGLNYTTEETEAELFQQWRDSGQSCPEGTIPIRRTTEKDILRASSIKKFGRKLRRHVRRDSSGTGHEHAVVFVNGDQYYGAKANINVWAPRVTNAYEFSLSQVWLISGSFGNDLNTIEAGWQVSPELYGDNYPRFFTYWTTDAYQTTGCYNLLCTGFVQTNNKIAIGAAISPRSIYNGRQFDIGLMVWKDPKHGHWWLQFGSGLLVGYWPEFLFSHMRSHASMVQFGGEIVNSRSSGYHTSTQMGSGHFAEEGFGKASYFRNLQVVDWDNNLLPLTNLHLLADHSNCYDVRQGRNTVWGTYFYYGGPGRNVRCP